Genomic DNA from Setaria italica strain Yugu1 chromosome V, Setaria_italica_v2.0, whole genome shotgun sequence:
TCGTCCTATTGCCGGCATGGGCACGGGCACCACCGACCAAGCCACGGCCGCCCACCGCCaagccatggccggcggcgcccaggccggcagcgcccaggccacggccgcACGCCCCCAGGACAGGGCCAGCCGCGCCCAACCCACGGCCGCCTACCCCCAGCAcatggccgccgccagcgccggccAAACCTCCGGCCAAGTCAATGTCTTCTTCACGAGCGAGGCAATCCGGGGAGTCGACATCGGACAAGCCACGGCCGCCCCCCGCGAGGCCACGCTCAGCCCCAACCAGGCCGCCGGCCAGGGTGCCGGTCGCCTCCAACTCCTCGACGGCCACGGGTTCCGCACCGTCGgccatgggcggcgacgggacGAACGGGCGCTGGAGGCCAGAtgccggcgacggaggaggagtaccaggcggtggcggcgagtcAGGCGCGAGGGCGGCGGTGGAATCGCCGACGGCGGGTGGGCGGAAGCCgtacgggcggcgacgggcgggcggAAGGAAGCCGTACGGGCGGCGTCCGCCGAGTCGCGGAACAGAGGAGTCGGCCGATCTCGCGGAAAAAAAGCGTCGgtcgtttttttttccttcggaACGGTACTGTGTAaggtggcattggtgggtaatttctacccaactccaagaggagttataaaagttgttttttgagagcacCCTTTGAGGAGCTCCAGGAAAATCTTGGAGTTGCCTCccagatccacatttttttttggagttggtatagttggagctggaggtgtttggcaagatgaagctggagcggagctattttttttggagcggagcagtcccaaacaggccctaaatccGCTAAGTCCATCACTACGCCATATTGGCGGGGTTTGAATTCCCATCCATACACCGCTAGGAGCCCTTCCCATCGCGCATGCCGAGCCGCAGCACAGCACCTCTCACCCCTCCAACGCCCCCCACCCCCCCGGGATCTATGTCGCCACCTTTTTGTTCTTCCAGATCTCGTCCCCCATTTCTTCATATGCTGCCTTAACGGTGTGTGGCATCTTTTGCCGCTGCCTCCATGGCGAGGGGCATGAGGGGCCAGCCTCCGGCTGTGGGCCCTTGGGCTTCGCTGCTGCTACCGGATCTGGAGGCCTCCACCACAGGGTCCGTTGCTGGGTGGTGCCACTGCTTCGGGCGGCCTACGCCCTAACGGCAGCTTGCTATGGCTGGCCCCTTCAAGATCCATGCGCCCCATGCACAGGCCCTGGAGCACGTGGGCCCTGCCTGTGGGTGCGTGTGTGCCCTCAATCTAACCTGGCAGCCTCACCTGCGCTAGTTCTGGAGTCTGGTTGCAGCCTCCAGATCTTGGTTTGAGCTGCTCTAGAGACCTCCCCTATTCTTTCCTGACCAATTCTACACATCCTGGGCACGGCTGTGCTTCGGTCATGGGGGGAGGGCCGGCCATGGCTTGGTGATGTCTTGGTCTCTGGGCGCCAACAGTCGTGTAGCGAGAGCACCGCACCCGGTGTGCGGGGAGGTGCTTCACATTCGCTTGACGTTGGATTTTGGGTGCCATTTGTCGTGCAACAAACTAGAGTGCCATGCTCGGTGCATGGGGAGGTGCTTCTCCTTCGCATGGCTTCGTCGATCTCCATCGTGGCTTGACCATGTATTGTTGTCTTTAATTCCTGCTTCATTCTCGTTTTCTTCACTTGGTTGCGAGTGGTGTCTATTTTTTTTGCAGCACACCCCTTTGGAGCTTCCTTCCCCCGGAGTGCGTCGAGGTGCGCTAAATTGGTTGGCATCTTGGGAAAGCTTTGGCTTAGTGCGGCCGTTCACCATCAACCACATGTCTTGGTTCTGCTTAGTCTCCCGGTACATGGTTATGAAAGTGTTTCGGATCAAGTTTAATACTTGCCCATTTGTTAGCCTCTCTTGCTATGTTTTGGGTTGCCTAGGTGCCTGGTGTTGTTCGTGAAGAGGGTGTCTTTGTTTGGTGACTAGACGGTGGTACTACTCGACAATCGACTGGAGTCCCATATTTGGAGCATGTATTGCTCGATCCCATTAGGCTCTAATTTGTTGGATGTGGTTTCTTTTGGCGTGTGTTTTATGCTGCGATTATAATCCCTTCTAGCTCCCTTCCCCACTTTCTTTCAATACGTATCCTGGTCACCGTACTCGTTATTGAGAACGGTTGCCTGATCTTGTAATTCTGATTTGATAAAATGAATATGTTCAGGTGGGATTTCTTAGCTCCCATTGACTCTTCAAAACAAATCCATATCTTTCTGAAAGTGCATATCTTGTGCTTGAAAACACAACCAGGCATATCACGTGGAACATTCCTCGTGCTATCCAACTAGTCATCATGGAGATCTGCCTCAGGAAATCATCACCATATTTATGCATGCAGATGGGAAGCCAATCCGACTGGAGACATTTTTTTCAGCAGAGTTCTAGAGTAGATCGTTTGAACACATAAGTAGCTTCTTGTTGGGGAGCACCTTCCGGCACTGCCAGCACATGATCTTCCCATCGTAAGCGGGCTAACAGCATGGGTTCCTAGAATGGGTGACCACATGGATTGGAATatctcctgccaaaatcttggaacatccggcggttatagagaccattctggaagTAATCTATGGCATCACGCTCtgtgatgtccatgattgtgaccttcttgtcaaagaaacgATGTAGGTAACTGCGCAGGGTcttgctttgttgttgtttgacttgagtcaagtcgatcctgttgccaggacgctgcattgctcctgcgaagttgttggtgaacgccaccttgagatccttccacatgtcgatggagttcttttCTAATGACTCGAGGCATATAAGTTACATCGCCTCCATGcaaatggggaagtagatgaccttggtgtcgtcaTTCCCTCCTGCCGCCTGTACTGACAGTGtgtagcaccgcagccattggactgggtcctgcttgccatcgtacttggtgatgctcggaggtttgaatttctcgggtagaattgtcctccttaCTCATCTTGAGAAGGTGGGCACCCGTCAGAATCCTCTCCTaggtactcgacttcttgcttACGCTCGCGGCAGTGTCCATCAATGATTGTATGGGCGTCGCGGCCGGTGTTGATCTTATGATGAAGATCCTGTACTAGGTGTTCAGGCTCTGGGTTgggcccacggtggccatggcctTCCAAGGGTCCCAGTTTGGCGACTCCAGTTTCACTTGGTCTGGATAGAGTACACCTATGGCTATTGCCATGCTGGGATGGGGTGTGTGGAACTGAATGTATTGGGttttgctgatcgagttgttcgtacgcgcGCTCCGCCAGCTCAGCCAATTGcttggtgtacttgtcttgtggcattGCACGGGTAATAAGGTCAATAGATGTgatggtggcaagaggagtaCGATGTTGACGCGATTGAACTTCTTCAAAcacgtgatccaagttcatgattggcAAGTTAGCTGCAAGGCGGCAGCgacgctctgctcttgcaggatttcttgctcgtcgtcgagttctttgagcttcagtttcttctccgacaacgttgatggtgagctcatcctgcgagacatcatcCGGGTAATGCTCATGCCGCGGATTTCTCTCTGGTTGCTGTTCCTCTTTgccttcttgtgcagcaatgagagcgaagagttctcattATGGAGAATAGCTTCCCGAAGTTGACGTGATGACCACCATGGAGCCaccttcttcgtagatgggcgacagaggagttCACTGTTGGTACGGGAGGGTATCAAGGTAGGCAATAAGGCATGAGTCGTTTTTCTTAGCGAAAGCAGGTGGTTtaatgttgggccagtagacgaatctgccttgtggagttgatgtgattaccaggccctactgcggacctgataaaggggccTCCTCGCCCGAGTCCGAGTAGTAGTTGGGGTCTTCGATTATACCCAtgtcggattgtgatctggacatgGTAGCTTGGTAAATAGCACCCATGtttcggagtccgaacgggagtCGACTTGGGTCGTAgtccgattcgcacgatggcttaaacACCGGCTCGTGAAAACCAGTCtgactagtgggagaagtcgagttgtactcggacttgtccacccagcctctgactaagtcAGAAATTAAAAATTCGCCAAATTTCTTGAaaagatcctccagagcttgacgCTAGAGCTTCATGGCGTGCAACTTCTTCTCCGAGGCcggcgcaatgtggcggtggaagtttccagcatcGTCTATGACACAAAcctaggagccaaagatgaacgtcGCGCCCGCTTCGAACACGACGAtcggcttgatgatgacttgggctaTCGAGTTCGACAATGGATTCttagcgagatcccctacctgacgcgccaactgtcggtgtttaaacctggcaacctactggggggtgctcgaggtagtgtttagtgcgtggggcttgccgagattaggaactcaaaggtgaactcgaacacatgatttagacaggttcggaccactagattgcgtaataccctacgtcctgtgtgttagttggattgaattgctttggagggggtccctggcTTGCCTTATACTATTGGGTtaagggttacaggtcagttatttacaagaatactagtcggtttcgactagatgagtcctactctaattgctacgagtagtttcctaatcctcgactagttcatgTTCTGCTACGTAGACTACGCTATCCTGCACCGTAGCCTCCATAtttgacacgtctcggtgtccagccctgtatctagaactgtccaaaccttttgatgggtccatagatgtatgtacgacaatgctggaaggtgatgatgattgaCTATATTTTGTTGTCATGGAAAAGAAGTACCTAGCCACCTAGGATTGGGAATACCACGCGCGAGTGGTGTTTTCTACCCTCGTGCATTATTCCTTTAATGGGGACATCTAGGAGCCGATACTCTGAGAGACAGGCATGTTGAAGAATAATATCATCCTATTCAAATACAACAAATGAGGTTTTGTAACTAGAGATGGCACAATGGGTACCCAAAACCGTACGAGTTTCTACACTAGGGCATAGGCGTGGATTAGTTTTTCTACCCATAGGTCTATTAATGTGGAAAAAATCAGATCCATCGGAACCCGTGAACCCATGGGTTATTTAGACCCGGCCATATACCCAAAAATAAGCCCGTCTTCTCATCCCACACTTCAATTTAGATGGCCCAAGCCCAACTCATATATGTATGTGCTGCCACTGCGTATCGTGAATTGAATTGTTGAACAATGAACTTGGTAGCTTAAGAGCTATGTCATATGCACTAATGCCActaatctatgaatcgatgtgCTACGTGGACATGTGGTATTATGTTGGATAACTCTCATGTCTTGTCTTGCTATATTTCTGTTGATTTACATCAAATGTTGCTTGCATAGATGTTGAACTATGAATATATACGTGTACATAACTGTTGCTTTCAGTTGCCTACTTTGTTGGGCACGGTCGACCCGTGGGTGTCTATTAACCCGATGGACATAGGTTTGAGCATAAGACTGAACTTTTGAGAGGTCATGAGTTTTTTAATTATTGTATATTCGTGGGCATGGGTATGGGTTGGCAAAACCCAACGAGTTTGTCCATTGCCATCTCTAGTCCTAACACGCGAGCATGCCCATGCATATGGTGTCCATGCTAATAACCTATGGGAAAACCACATATGCAAATTATGCCACAGAACAAATGGTCATACTAGATGTACCAAGCACGCAGAAGCAGTGGGGTAGTTGAAGATGGTCCCACGATCCAAATTATGCGGGTTCTCAGGAACTGGAATTTGAGGGACGGAAGATGGTTCCTGGCTTCTTGCCTAGGCCACCTGAGTTATGTATACGCTTGAAGATAAGTATAGTGTGTATATGTAGCGATCTTGAGAAATTAATTTGTGTAACACCGCAATCTCCATTCTTTTATTAATTTGGCAAATTAATAATTGTGTTCTTTTATTGTATGGTTCATATCAAGGAAAGTGTTTGCAAATGCATGTTCAATGGCTCTATTGTCCATTTTGACCATACCACGGGGTAAAGAAAAATCAAACAGTTTATAAACTAATCTAGAAAATCAAACAACACTTAGGGTCTCTTTGGCAAGGCTTCAGCTCCTCTGGAAACTGCTTCGGCTCTGATTCCTCTGGTGGAGCGGCTTCTCTGgtggagctgaagccgttttggaaaacgtttggtaaaacggcttcaccatgtTTTTCATGAATGGATTGAAGATGTCAAATATCAAATATGCTCCTTGGTATATGACTTGGTTGTTAAGCTGAATTGTATGTTTCCCTTCGGTTTATAATTTTAGTTCatgtaaattaaaaaaataaatagaaatatttCTTAACTAATGATCAGTACTTAATAGTAGAGTGGTTTTTACAAGAGATGAGGCATAATCCTCTTATAAACCATACAAGCCAACATACATGCTCATGATGATCTAGAAAGAAAGATCCCCTTGCAAGGTCATCACGAAATCTATCCATTGCCCAATAATTAGATTTTGAAGTTGATGTATCACCTGCATTTTGGGAAGGAAGATgtcttgcatatcttgattCTATAGAATTCATGTGAACAGATGACTCAAGACCATATGTACTCACTAGCAAATCATGCAACTGGTAGAATAGGTGTGGATCCATCCTGAACATCTTGTGGCTTTGTCCTGGAGTGTTAAGTTTTTTCATAGTCCAACCAAAGCCACTCTGTGCTGGAGTTCTAGTCTAATTTTTGTCATGGTATGTCATGAAATATTTGGAGGCAAGAACAGCAGTCATAAATTGAATATTTTGAGCACCCCTTAACAATGCAAGAGTTTTTACAATCCAGCCATCACCATCAAAAGCACTATCATCAGTCTCATGCGAAGAATTATCAGATATGTGCATGAGGCAAACAACAATCAATAAAGTAGTACCATTATTACAAGTCAAAATAGTAGCATTGGAAAGTTATGCAGAGCCTACAAATTATTACAAGCCATTAAAATAGTACCATTGGAAGCAACAAATAAATAACATCCAGAAATAAAAAGTCCTAATTGGAAGGATACACTAGCTGCCAAGACAAATGGAATGGAATTCTATACTTAGGCACATAAATTCTAGTCATCCACTCATACTTTCTAGTTACCAATCAAATCTCTCTTTAGATGTGTCCAACATCATGAACATCTCTCTTTCAGCCTTTTTGGTAAAAACGAGGCATGCAATGATTGTTCATTTGTTCCTGGAACAACACCACAGTCAAAGCCATGACATCCTGGATCGAACATCCAGATTTGTCCTCCCTCAGTTGTTCGCTCATTCATCTCCACAATCATGCCCATTTGTTCTTGAAATCAATGACCTGCACTTGTCTTAGGTTTCTTTCCCTTGTTGTTATCAGCCCCTCTacctctcttccctctcccaCTTGCAGGTGTCACCTCCTCCGGTTCACTATCATCATCATTgtcagcttcatcttcatcatcaaggTTAATGGGAGAAGTACCACAAGATAGATTTGTTTGAGCAGGTCCTACACCACTAGAAGCACACCAATGATTGTCACCGGTGTTACAAAGATCTTCGAACATGATTCCCAAGGTTTTCTAATTTTGGAGCCCTCTGTTCTTGAATCTGGTACATCTCTTTATTTTATGTAATGTGATAAATAATTTTCAGTATAAAAACAAAGAATGCATCAAGACAATGGATAATTGCTAGCATGAAAAATAACTTGCACTTATTGCTGCCATTTCCTTCCACCAAGTATCTGACATAACAATATTCTTTCCTGTTTCATCCCATCCTATGCCAGTCCCCTTATTGGTCAGTTGCTTCCAAATTTCATAATCAGTTTTCAAGTTATCCCATTTGTTCTTGAACTATTTTCTAGTATACATAATACCAGTCCTCTCTTGAAATCTTTGTATCACATTCTTGTAACTGGTCTTATTCAAATGAGTGTTTGAACGATTTCCCTTTTAAACTTCATCTGTAAAAATCTCATAGACTATTCTAGTGTTCTCATCGCACCAAGCGGCATCTTTGTTGCCAACAAAATCAGTACCATAAGCACCAAACATCAAGTAGCCTACACATTCCAAGCATACTAGAAATTCCATTTTCACACAGAGATGTACGACACGACTTAGCGAATTGCTAGCATGACAAGTATTTCTTACATTGGATCAGCATTGTTGATATCGATGATTGCAGGGGCAACAGGGACCAGCACTTGTGGCCTAGGTGCCCAGCCACCACGTCCTCCTCCACGATGAGCCAGGGCTCCTCGAACTGGCACCCTTacctctctttcctcctttGCCTTGGTGTTCTGGTTCCCGACCAACGCCAGCGTCGGCGCCGACACCAAGATGCTTGAGAGCCAATCTGGCTCGAGAGCCGCGGCCGCTCTCTGCTCCACCACTCCAGCAATACTCCGCTGCCCGCCATGGTCGTCCCTCCGGGAAGCACGTCGATGCCCACACCACAAGGGGCGCCACCGGGCCATGCTCCTACGCCCACGGTCAAGGCAGCCGCCGGACCGCTGGCCCATGAGCCGCCGTCCTGGTGAGCTGCTACCTGGCCGGCCGCCTGCGAAGCCTCGCCTTGGCtggccaccgccggtccgcccGACCGTAGGGTGCTATCTGGCCCAGATGCGGAGGCTCTAGCGCCCCCAATCCTTGGATCGAGCTCAGCCATGGTGGATCCGCTGTTTTCACCACT
This window encodes:
- the LOC101786367 gene encoding uncharacterized protein LOC101786367, giving the protein MADGAEPVAVEELEATGTLAGGLVGAERGLAGGGRGLSDVDSPDCLAREEDIDLAGGLAGAGGGHVLGVGGRGLGAAGPVLGACGRGLGAAGLGAAGHGLAVGGRGLVGGARAHAGNRTMMADDEADFDEFVPVGQAGFGRGLDAAGRSLAVGGRGFVGGARAHTGSKQPPADDEADLEEVVLGAEDASVGHGRGKKRPGRGRGQG